The genomic stretch TAGGCGCTTCAGGAGGCAAGGTGGTTTGCCAACTGGTCATCAAATCACTGCGTACTAAAGTAAGCAATAACAAAGCTGTCATACCTAGTCCAAATGCCACCACTTGAGCCACGCTTCCTATTCCGCGTCTACTGACATTTGCAAGACCATAAAACCAGGAGGAACCGGCATACTTGCGCAATTTTGTAATACCCAGAATCAGTCCCCAGGTTAGTAGGGCAGCCAGTATCATGGCCATAGCCAATCCTGCAAAAGCATACACACCCAAAGTGACATCGCCTGCTTTCCATATCAGCAAACCACCAACTGCCATCAAACCCAGACCATAGCTTGCAAGACTGGAATACTCTGGCGCACCCAATTCCCTGCGCAAGACTCTGAGAGTAGGTACCTTTCTGAGTTGCAACAAAGGAGGCAGACTGAATGCCAGCAACAATACCAAGCCCGTGAGTACCCCTTCCGCAACTGGAAACAATGTGGGTTGTGGCAATTCTCCTGGCACAACAGAACTTAACCAATGAGCCAAAACTGTCTGGGCCAGATAGCCGAATAGACTACCGATCAAGCTTGCTGCTATTCCTAACCACAAAAATTGATAAAAATTCAATTTAAAAATCAAGGATTGACTCGCCCCCACACACCTCATGACGGCACATCCATCCAGATGACGCCGCATAAACCGGCGTGAAGCAACCGCTACAGCTACCGCTGCGAGCACAACACTGACCAGAGAAGCCAGCCCTAAATACTTCTGGGCGCGCTCAAGGGCAGCACGAATTTCAGGCCGGGCATCCTGCACGCCTTCCAGCTTTTCACCCCTGGCAATATGCTGCTCTGCCCAAGCACGATATTTTTCAACGGCAAGGGCGTCACCTGCTATAAGCAGTCGATAATTAGCCCGGCTACCCGGTTGAATCAATCCTGTTTTGGCCAGATCATCCAGATTCATCATCAACCGGGGGGCGATACTGAAAAAATCACCTGACCGATCCGGCTCTTGAGTGAGAACAGCAGATACAGTCAGGCTTAGCCCACCCAACTCAATTTTATCCCCCGTCTGCAAACCCAACTGCGTCAAAAGACGAGGCTCGGCCCAAACATTCCCTTTTTTTGGGCCTTCATTTACTGCCACACCTGCTGCATATAATTGACTACCTGCCTTCAATTTTCCACGCAATGGGTAACCAGGGCTTACCGCTTTAATTTCAGCGAGCTGGCTTGCTTCCTGGTTTAACACCATGCTTGGAAACAAGACAAAACTCGCCACTTTCAACCCTGAAGAAATGGCTTGAACAGAAAATTCAGTACGAATTGGATGGTCTGATGCAATAATCAAATCAGCACCCAATAACTGATTGGCCTGCCTGCTTAAAACTTGCTGCACCCGGTCAGTAAAAAAACCGACTGTTGTGACGCTGGCTACAGCAATAATGACCGCGAGCAATAACACATTCAACTCGCCAACTCGCCACTCCCGCAGAAGAAATCGCAGGGATAATTTAATCGTGTTCATGCTTTTTCAACAATACACCAATGTTGCGATCATCAGCATTACCTTCCATGATAAATTTACCCGATGCCAACTTGATACGGCGATCACACCTCCCTGCCAGGGCTTCATCATGCGTTACCATCATTAATGTAGTGCGTTGTTCACGATTTAATTCAAACATCAGGTCAATAACTTTGGCACCTGTATCTGTGTCCAGATTGCCTGTCGGTTCATCTGCAAGCAATAAGGCCGGTTGCGTAACAAAAGCTCGCGCAATCGCCACACGCTGCTGCTCACCACCTGAAAGCTGCTTGGGGTAATGCCCCACTCTGTCTGATAACGCCACCCGGTCAAGTATATTCAGCGCCTTATCTCGCGCATTCCTTGTGCCCGACAATTCAAGGGGCAGCATGACATTTTCTAATGCGGTCAAAGCAGGCAACAATTGAAAAGACTGAAATACAAAGCCCAGCATTTCACCTCGCAGGGCTGCCCGACCATCTTCATCAAGTGAAAAAAGTTCCTGACTATTGATAAAAACCTCTCCGGAACTTGGTGTATCTAAACCAGCGAGCAACCCCAGCAAGGTTGATTTACCTGAACCGGAAGCGCCAACAATTGCTACCGATTCGCCCTGTGATACTTTAAGATTGATATCATGCAAGATAATTAACGGCTTACCTTCACTCATTACTTGCTTGGTCAAGCCGTTAGCTTGAACTATTGGACCCGAGAAAATATCTGACATGCTTACACGATTCCTCTTCATTTTTGCGTTACTTTTCGCCACACCCATCCATGCAGCTCAAACCATACTGGTATTTGGAGACAGCCTTTCAGCCGGCTACGGTTTGCCTCAAAACACTGGCTGGGTGAGCCTGCTGGAGCAAAAACTGAAACTAAATAAATTAAATTACAAAGTGGTTAACACCAGTATTAGCGGAGAAACGACAACAGGCGGGCTATACCGCATAGAAAAAACACTGGCCCTGCATAAACCTAAAATCGCCATTATCGAACTCGGTGCAAATGACGGATTACGCGGCTTGTCACTCCAGGCAACAAAAAACAATCTTGAAGGTATCCTGCGAGCATGTAAGCAACAAAAGGCTGACATTCTGATTATCGGTATGCGACTCCCTCCCAATTATGGCAGGGCTTATGCTGAAAAGTTCCACAATATTTTTCTGGAAGTAGCTCAGCATAGCAAATCCTCCCTTGTTCCTTTCTTGCTGGACGGTTTTGCAGATCATCGTGAATTATTTCAGTCGGATGGATTGCATCCCACTGTTGAGGCACAACAACTTATTCTGAATAATGTTTGGAGAAAACTGCAGCCTATGTTGGCAGAATAATTCTAAAGGCGGCTCCACCCAATGGGCTTTCATATACATCAACACTGCCATTATGCAGCTCAATAAATGCCCTGACCAGCGCCAAGCCAAGACCAGAACCAGACAACGTCCGGCTTGGATCGATTCGCGAAAACCGTTCAAATATCTTTTCACGCATCTCGGGTGGAATGCCGGGGCCGTTATCTTCCAGCACAATTTCAACAATATTATCTTTCTGGGATGCACGCAACTGTAACGTACCCCCTTCTGGGACATATTTTAATGCGTTATCAAACAAATTTGATAACGCTTGCGCAATCAACTGCCGATCAACACGAAGGTGAATATCAGATGCAATTTCACTTTTCAATTCCAGGCCATGTTCTTCTGCACTGGGTGCGTACAACTCTACCATTTCACCCAGGAATGCCGTGATATCCACTTCCTTGCGCTTGATCCGCATGCCGCCAGCTTCTGCCTGCCCCAAGGACAATAATGAATTAAAAATAGTTTGCATATTTTCCAATTCTTCCAGCACCCGTTCCAGCGTGGCATGATCAATTTCCGGGTCCTGCTGCCTTAAAGCGACTTCCACATCTGCCCGCAAACGCGTTAGCGGGGTGCGTAAATCATGGGCAATATTGTCGCTCACCTGGCGAATACCTTGAACCAGCCGATCTATTCGCTCTAACATCGCATTGACGTTAATTGCCAGACTGGCAAATTCATCGTTACCCGCAACAGGCATACGGCTGGACAAATCACCGGATTTCACAATTTGCTTTGCTAACTGGTTGAATGACTCTATACGACCATGAAACCGTTGGGTCAGCCAAAAACCTACTGCTGCACCTAGCAAAACAATCAGAATTTCAGTTTTAACAAACGTCAACCATAATTCTTGTTTAAGCTGCTGCAACTGACGGGTGCCAATAGCGACAAACATATTTAATTTATCGGAAAGCGGAAAGGCAATTACTCGCGCGTCGGTTTTGTCTTTTTCGTTCCCAAGCCCACCTAATGTAATTTCCTTAATGCCTTTGAAAGGCTTCATTTCTGGCAAAAAAAGACCGCCGATTTCGAACAAAGTCTTTCCTTTTGCATCGACAACGCGATAAGCCCGGTCTTCTTTACCCTTACTGGAAATCTCATTATCAACAGCTTGAACCATGCCACGATAGCCAGAATCATGCTGTTTGAGCAACATGAGTGTCTGCTGATCTTTCAGCGCACGATCAATCTGCAACGTGAGCGTGGCTGACAACTGGTAATTGAGATACCCAAAAATCAGCAAAGAGCCGAAAATATAGAGCGAAAGAAACCCGATGGTTAACTTAACCGGGGTAGACAAAGAAAAAAAGTTCACTTGACCGATCTAATCACATATCCCGCACCGCGTACTGTATGCAGCAAAGGTGGCGAATAATATTTATCGATCTTGAAGCGCAAACGGCTGATATGTACATCCACTACATTCGTTTGCGGATCAAAAAACAGATCCCACACGTTTTCCAGCAACATGGTTCGAGTGACCACTTGATCGGTGTGCCGTACTAAATACTCTAGCAGCCTGAATTCTCGAGGCTTGAGAAAAATTTCCTGACCTGCACGGGTAACGGTACGTTTAAGCAAATCCAGTTTGAGATCAGCCAACTCAAGCTCAGTTTCAGGTGAGGCTTCTGCAGACATTGACCGACGCAACAAAGCTTCTATCCGTGCCTGAAGTTCTGAAAACGCATAAGGCTTAACGAGATAATCATCACCTCCTGCACGCAATCCCTCCACGCGGTCGTCCACATCACTCTTGGCACTCAAAATTAGCGCGGGCGTTTGCCGGCCTTCTGCACGCAGCATTTTCAGCATGGAAAGGCCGTCCAGCTTTGGCATCATGATATCAATGACCCAGAGGTCGTAAGTGTTGGCTCGTGCCATTTCGAGCCCTTGCTCACCATCCAGTGCCACATCAACTTCATAGCCAAATCCTAGCAGCCCTTTCTTTAAGGAATCCGCTGCCGCTGCATCATCTTCTACAATCAGGAACTTCATAAACTTCCCCCATACCCCTATGTTGTATTGTCGAATGTTATCCGAAGCCTAGAGATTTAATATTAAAACTATTTAATTAGGATTAAATAAATCAGCAAATTATAATTTGCAATATTAGCTAGTTATACTAGCATTGATGTATAACTTACCGGAGGAAGCAAATGAACAACAAACCTTCTCTTGCCGGCTATGTAGTTGAGTTTATTCCTTTTGAACGCAGGCTCGCTCCAAGAAGAACCCCCGTAGAAAATGCTGTTTCTGAACTGAAAGGTGAGCGCAGAAGAACATTTGGACGACGGGGTGATGACCTTGTTGAATCTAAAGCTACGAAACCTGCAAACCTTTCACACTGATTCAGTTTTTCCAAAACATTTAAAGTGGCATGGTTCAAACCATGCCAGTGGTTAGAATACGCTAATTTCACTCTCACCGAATTTTAGCTTCCCAACGATTGTTGCGTATTCAAAACCTTGCTTGTGAAACAATTCCAGCACACTATCAGCCGCTTCTGGCGAACATGAAACCAGTAATCCCCCACTGGTCTGAGGATCACACAGCACATTTTTTTGCCATTCTGGCATGTTTTCAGGTAAAACCACATTATCACCGTAACTTGCCCAATTTCGGCTAGCTGCACCGGGTGCGTATCCTTTTTTTGCAAGCTCTAACGCTACAGGCAGTATAGGCAGTTTAGCAAACTCGATCTCAGCCGATAACCTGGAACCACGACAAATTTCCAGTAAATGTCCCAACAAAGCAAATCCGGTAACATCTGTCAGGGCATGCACTCCCGGCATATCCACCAAAACGGAGCCAGGTGTATTAAGTTGCGTCGTACTGGCCACCATCTGCTGATACCCTTCATCAGATAGTTCACCTTTTTTCAAAGCCGCACTCATGATCCCGATCCCGATTCCTTTCCCGAGTATCAAAACATCGCCAGCTTTGGCTGCATCATTTCGCTTAACTTTGTCAGGATGCACTATTCCCAACGCAACCAAACCGTAAATCGGTTCAGGTGAGTCTATGGAATGACCTCCTGCGATAGGAATCCCCACAGAAGCGCAAACCGACTCTCCCCCTGCCAGTATTCCCTGAATGGTTTCTATTGGCAGTTTATCAATGGGCATACCGACAATTGCCAAGGCAAAAATCGGCTGCGCACCCATAGCGTATATATCCGAAATAGCATTTGTTGCTGCGATTCGACCAAAATCGAATGGATCATCAACAATGGGCATGAAAAAATCGGTTGTGGCGACGATAGCCTGATAATCATTCAAGCGATATACTGCTGCATCATCGCTAGATTCTGTCCCTACCAATAAATTGGGGTTTGGAAGTCTCACTGGGGATTTAGCAAGAATTTCGCTCAAAATGGCGGGAGCAATCTTACAACCACACCCTCCGCCATGAGAAAACTGTGTCAATTTGACATCCATATTATAATCTTTCTGTTCCATGTATTTTTAAGGCCTGATTTTTGATGCAATCCAATGGTATCACCGTATCACAATTGTCTGAATTTGACGAGATCATTGACGTTCGCTCTCCTTCAGAGTTCCGAGAGGATCACATTCCAGGTGCGATTAATTTTCCAGTACTGAATGATGAAGAACGCGCACGGGTTGGGACTATCTACAAGCAGGTCTCTACTTTTGATGCTAAAAAAGTAGGGGCTGCTCTGGTATCCCGCAACATAGCCGACCATATTGACGAACATTTTTGCAATAAGCCTAAAAACTGGCGTCCACTGATATATTGCTGGCGTGGTGGTAGCCGTAGCGGCGCTATGGTGCATATTTTAAACAAAATCGGCTGGCGCGCAGGGCAATTGGAAGGGGGATACAAAAGTTACCGTCGCAGCGTTCTGGAAGAGTTGGAAATATTACCGGCAAAATTTCAATATCGGGTGGTGTGTGGTTTAACTGGATCCGGCAAAAGTCGCTTGCTCCAAGCCATTGAAAAACTCGGTGCACAAGTGCTAGATCTGGAAGGCTTGGCTTTGCACCGTGGTTCGGTGTTGGGAAACTGGCCAGAAACAGATCAACCTCCACAAAAATTATTTGATAGTTCAGTATGGTGGAAATTACGTCACTTCGACCCGGCACGCCCTGTCTACTTGGAAGCTGAAAGCAAGAAGGTAGGCAATATACGTGTGCCAGAAGCCCTCATTCAGGCTATGTGGCAAGGGCAGTGTATTCGCCTGGAAGTCAGCCGGGAATTGCGTATTACACTCTTGAAAGAAGAGTATGCGCATTATCTGGAAAATCCGGAATCATTGAACAAAAAACTGGATTTTTTGACCAGTATTTACGGGCATGATCAGATCGAAAAATGGAAACAGCTGGTACAAGATGGACATTGGGATAGTCTGGTCATGGCGCTTTTAGAAAGACATTACGATCCCTCTTATAGTCGTTCCATGCTGAAACACTACCCTCATTTTGATCAGGGAATCCTGCTGAATGTCACTCAAATTGACGAATCGGGCATGCTTGCCTTGGCTCGGCAAGCTTTATAAATATACTTGTTCATAAACAATACGATAAATTCATTTACTTGACGATCAATTCAAAAGTGCTAGGCTGAATTCAGGGCATCCCTTTAAATCTTCCAGGCATTAAAGTATGAGCATAACTTGGGTTCTTGTTGCAAATTCAAGCAACGCAAATTTATACGTCAATAATGGTCCTCACAAAGGGCTGCAACTCACCAAACAATTCACACATCCAGAAAGCAGGGAAAAAGCTTCTGAACTGGTCTCGGACCGCCCAGGGCACGATCAAGCCCATGGAGGAGGTCATGGATCTTTTACACCGGCAACCTCTCCCAAAGAGCATGAAGCAGAACAGTTTGCTCAGCAATTGGCACATGAACTTGACCAAGGCCGGGCAACGAATTTATACAGCCGCCTTATTCTGATTGCTTCTCCTCATTTCATCGGGATATTAAATAACCGGATCGATGAGCATGTTCGTAAACTGGTGAGTGAAACCATTGAAAAAGATTACACGCAAGCAACTGAAAAAGAACTCGCCGAGCATCTTAAACCTTACCTGTTTTTATAACTTTTCCAGGTATTCGGATTATTAATCGGGTACCTTTTCCTGGCATCTTGACGCAACATTTGAAGAGAGTATTCTGATTATGTATTTCAGGATGTTTTTATCTACAATTAAATTTGGAGAGATCATGGCTACAACTTGGATATTAATTGCTAATGCCAGTTTCGCACGTCTATACGCAAACCATGGTGTAAAAAAAGGATTAGAACTCATCAAAGAATTCAGTCACCCGGAAAGCCGCGAAAAGAGCTCCGAACTGGTATCAGACCGTCCTGGACATAACCAGGGACAGGGTAATGGACATGGCTCATTTGTGCCCGCTTCTGAACCCAAGCAAGTTGAGGCTGGCAGGTTTGCTCAGGAACTCGCGAAAGAACTGGAACATGGGCGTGCAAACAATATCTATGACCGGATTATTCTGGTTGCTTCATCTCCATTTATCGGATTACTGAACAGCCGTTTCAGCAACCACGTGCGCGGATTTATTACCGACAGCATCGAAAAAGATTACACCAAAGTTGCCCAGCAGGAACTGCCTGGCCGTCTGGCGCATTGCATTTACCTTTAACATTGCGACTGGCCATTCCCGATTATTGCGGGGATGGCTACTTAGCCACTGATTTTAATGGCCACCGCCCGACCACCTCGTAAGTCGACCCCTTTTCGCTCACCACAGATTGCACCAGCACAAACTCCTTGTTACCCCACAAAATCGGATCAATTTCCGGCATTTTCTCATGGCAATTTGCCTTTCTTAGCAAAGTTGCATGTGGCACATAAGGGCGCTCATCAAAATGGAATCCGGCTTCTTTAAGCCGAGATGACAAATTTGCTACAAGCTCAGTTAATGCTTCTGGCGTTTCTTCAGGTGTTGCCCAGGCAACCCGGTTATGCCGCCACCAACCTAGTCGGGTGATATTGAGTTCAAACGCAGATGCCTCAACCAGTGCAGCTTGCGCCTTGAGCTCTTCAATACGATCTACTACCACATCTCCAAGGAATACCAGAGTAATGTGAATGGTCTCCGCCCTGGTACGCCGCCCACCGCAGACTGTGAGCAATTTCTTCCCTGCCCGATCCAGTGCTGACCTCACCTTGGCAGTTGGCCACAATGCAAAAAACATACGTGATGTTTTTTGGCCTTCTTCTGTCATACTTTCCGAATCAAGCACACTGCTTCTGCGGCGATACCTTCGCCTCGCCCCGTAAAACCCAGTTTTTCCGTAGTAGTTGCTTTTACATTGACACAATCTGCTGTCACACCGATATCCTCAGCAATATTGAGCACCATTTGCGCAATATGCGGTGCCATTTTAGGGGCCTGAGCAATAATGGTAGTGTCTACATTACCCACCACATAGCCCTTTTCACGAATGATACGTGCCACTTCTTGCAATAATTTTCTACTATCTATTCCCTTGAACCGGGCATCTGTATCGGGAAAATGTTTGCCGATATCACCCAAACCCGCTGCACCCAGCAGCCCATCGCAAATTGCATGTAACAGTACATCTGCATCGGAATGCCCAGCCAAACCTAAATGATAAGGAATATTGACACCACCAATAATCAGTTTGCGGTTTTCTGCAAACGCGTGGACATCAAAACCGTGGCCTATTTTCATTGTTTTCCTTTTAATAAAGATTTTTCAGTGTTTGCTAAGGGGCGAGGGAACCTGCTGCTGACAAATATTTAAGTTTAACTTACCCAAAAAACGCCAGACAAAACGTAAAAATTACCAATACAATTAATCCACCAAATTTTCCAGAATTAACGCTGCCAATTGCAAATCCTGCGGATAGGTGACTTTTAAATTTCGGCTATCGCAAGCGACTAACTTTGGATGAAATCCGAGGTGCTCCACTGCGCGAGCTTCATCCGTAGGAGTATCCGTCCCTAACGCCTGTAAAGCTTTCACCAACAAGCCATATCGGAACATTTGCGGTGTTTGCGCCTGCCAGAGCCCTTCCCGTGGCTCTGTTTGTTTGACTCTACCCTGCGCGTCTGCACGTTTCAATGTATCCGCTACAGGTACAGCAAGCAGCCCGCCTGTTTCATCCTCTCCAATTACTCGAATCAAATTGGCAAGATGCTCATTGGTCAGACAGGGGCGTGCGGCATCGTGCACCAGCACCCAGTCGTCAGCCTGAACAGTTTCCTGAATTTTCTGCAATCCATTCAATACGCTTTCCGCACGGGTATCTCCCCCGCAAAACAGAGGGTTAAGCTTAGATTTAAAAGCACTCCAGTCATATTCGTTCCACATAGTGTCTTCAGGGGACAGTACCACATAGACCTGTTTGATAACGTGGGCACTGCACAAGCGCTTGATCGCGTAATAAATCATGGGTTTTCCCAAAAGCGATAAATATTGTTTGGGAACTTCGTTACCCATTCTGCTGCCAAAACCAGCAGCTGGAATAAGCGCAATATAGTTAGACATGTTTATCCTAAAGACAGCTTTCAGGTTTATTTTTCTTTAACAAAGGTAATTATCGTGTCTTGTGAGGAAATACCGCAAGCTGCACTTGATATTTGGCAACTTACCCTCATCTACTTTTTAAGCATAACCTGTTATTTTTAAGGAGGTTTACATGCATC from Sulfurirhabdus autotrophica encodes the following:
- the thpR gene encoding RNA 2',3'-cyclic phosphodiesterase; the encoded protein is MTEEGQKTSRMFFALWPTAKVRSALDRAGKKLLTVCGGRRTRAETIHITLVFLGDVVVDRIEELKAQAALVEASAFELNITRLGWWRHNRVAWATPEETPEALTELVANLSSRLKEAGFHFDERPYVPHATLLRKANCHEKMPEIDPILWGNKEFVLVQSVVSEKGSTYEVVGRWPLKSVAK
- a CDS encoding ABC transporter ATP-binding protein, whose amino-acid sequence is MSDIFSGPIVQANGLTKQVMSEGKPLIILHDINLKVSQGESVAIVGASGSGKSTLLGLLAGLDTPSSGEVFINSQELFSLDEDGRAALRGEMLGFVFQSFQLLPALTALENVMLPLELSGTRNARDKALNILDRVALSDRVGHYPKQLSGGEQQRVAIARAFVTQPALLLADEPTGNLDTDTGAKVIDLMFELNREQRTTLMMVTHDEALAGRCDRRIKLASGKFIMEGNADDRNIGVLLKKHEHD
- a CDS encoding arylesterase, which produces MLTRFLFIFALLFATPIHAAQTILVFGDSLSAGYGLPQNTGWVSLLEQKLKLNKLNYKVVNTSISGETTTGGLYRIEKTLALHKPKIAIIELGANDGLRGLSLQATKNNLEGILRACKQQKADILIIGMRLPPNYGRAYAEKFHNIFLEVAQHSKSSLVPFLLDGFADHRELFQSDGLHPTVEAQQLILNNVWRKLQPMLAE
- the mnmH gene encoding tRNA 2-selenouridine(34) synthase MnmH, with amino-acid sequence MQSNGITVSQLSEFDEIIDVRSPSEFREDHIPGAINFPVLNDEERARVGTIYKQVSTFDAKKVGAALVSRNIADHIDEHFCNKPKNWRPLIYCWRGGSRSGAMVHILNKIGWRAGQLEGGYKSYRRSVLEELEILPAKFQYRVVCGLTGSGKSRLLQAIEKLGAQVLDLEGLALHRGSVLGNWPETDQPPQKLFDSSVWWKLRHFDPARPVYLEAESKKVGNIRVPEALIQAMWQGQCIRLEVSRELRITLLKEEYAHYLENPESLNKKLDFLTSIYGHDQIEKWKQLVQDGHWDSLVMALLERHYDPSYSRSMLKHYPHFDQGILLNVTQIDESGMLALARQAL
- the ispD gene encoding 2-C-methyl-D-erythritol 4-phosphate cytidylyltransferase: MSNYIALIPAAGFGSRMGNEVPKQYLSLLGKPMIYYAIKRLCSAHVIKQVYVVLSPEDTMWNEYDWSAFKSKLNPLFCGGDTRAESVLNGLQKIQETVQADDWVLVHDAARPCLTNEHLANLIRVIGEDETGGLLAVPVADTLKRADAQGRVKQTEPREGLWQAQTPQMFRYGLLVKALQALGTDTPTDEARAVEHLGFHPKLVACDSRNLKVTYPQDLQLAALILENLVD
- a CDS encoding ABC transporter permease; the encoded protein is MNTIKLSLRFLLREWRVGELNVLLLAVIIAVASVTTVGFFTDRVQQVLSRQANQLLGADLIIASDHPIRTEFSVQAISSGLKVASFVLFPSMVLNQEASQLAEIKAVSPGYPLRGKLKAGSQLYAAGVAVNEGPKKGNVWAEPRLLTQLGLQTGDKIELGGLSLTVSAVLTQEPDRSGDFFSIAPRLMMNLDDLAKTGLIQPGSRANYRLLIAGDALAVEKYRAWAEQHIARGEKLEGVQDARPEIRAALERAQKYLGLASLVSVVLAAVAVAVASRRFMRRHLDGCAVMRCVGASQSLIFKLNFYQFLWLGIAASLIGSLFGYLAQTVLAHWLSSVVPGELPQPTLFPVAEGVLTGLVLLLAFSLPPLLQLRKVPTLRVLRRELGAPEYSSLASYGLGLMAVGGLLIWKAGDVTLGVYAFAGLAMAMILAALLTWGLILGITKLRKYAGSSWFYGLANVSRRGIGSVAQVVAFGLGMTALLLLTLVRSDLMTSWQTTLPPEAPNRFVINIQPDQIIPMQQFFKSARVSVPQILPMVRGRLVSINGKKISVAAFPDDRARRLVEREFNLSWSDQLQTDNKVVAGRWWQASDKGKALLSVEEGIAKTLGIQLGDELTYDVAGSRITAKVSNLRKVNWDSFNVNFFVVAPSGLLNDSPASYITSFYWPESDGILLNQMVKRFPNFTVIDVAAVMTQVRSIMERVASAVEFVFLFTLLAGLMVLYAAISATQDERIFENAVMRTLGASRRQLLAAQLTEFVSIGVLSGFVAALGASGASYVLSTRILNLPFHFNPWIWVAGIVLGGVGIAFAGWLGIRKTLNQPPLLTIRSAING
- a CDS encoding sensor histidine kinase; this translates as MNFFSLSTPVKLTIGFLSLYIFGSLLIFGYLNYQLSATLTLQIDRALKDQQTLMLLKQHDSGYRGMVQAVDNEISSKGKEDRAYRVVDAKGKTLFEIGGLFLPEMKPFKGIKEITLGGLGNEKDKTDARVIAFPLSDKLNMFVAIGTRQLQQLKQELWLTFVKTEILIVLLGAAVGFWLTQRFHGRIESFNQLAKQIVKSGDLSSRMPVAGNDEFASLAINVNAMLERIDRLVQGIRQVSDNIAHDLRTPLTRLRADVEVALRQQDPEIDHATLERVLEELENMQTIFNSLLSLGQAEAGGMRIKRKEVDITAFLGEMVELYAPSAEEHGLELKSEIASDIHLRVDRQLIAQALSNLFDNALKYVPEGGTLQLRASQKDNIVEIVLEDNGPGIPPEMREKIFERFSRIDPSRTLSGSGLGLALVRAFIELHNGSVDVYESPLGGAAFRIILPT
- a CDS encoding response regulator transcription factor, with the translated sequence MKFLIVEDDAAAADSLKKGLLGFGYEVDVALDGEQGLEMARANTYDLWVIDIMMPKLDGLSMLKMLRAEGRQTPALILSAKSDVDDRVEGLRAGGDDYLVKPYAFSELQARIEALLRRSMSAEASPETELELADLKLDLLKRTVTRAGQEIFLKPREFRLLEYLVRHTDQVVTRTMLLENVWDLFFDPQTNVVDVHISRLRFKIDKYYSPPLLHTVRGAGYVIRSVK
- the ispF gene encoding 2-C-methyl-D-erythritol 2,4-cyclodiphosphate synthase encodes the protein MKIGHGFDVHAFAENRKLIIGGVNIPYHLGLAGHSDADVLLHAICDGLLGAAGLGDIGKHFPDTDARFKGIDSRKLLQEVARIIREKGYVVGNVDTTIIAQAPKMAPHIAQMVLNIAEDIGVTADCVNVKATTTEKLGFTGRGEGIAAEAVCLIRKV
- a CDS encoding host attachment protein: MATTWILIANASFARLYANHGVKKGLELIKEFSHPESREKSSELVSDRPGHNQGQGNGHGSFVPASEPKQVEAGRFAQELAKELEHGRANNIYDRIILVASSPFIGLLNSRFSNHVRGFITDSIEKDYTKVAQQELPGRLAHCIYL
- a CDS encoding host attachment protein; translated protein: MSITWVLVANSSNANLYVNNGPHKGLQLTKQFTHPESREKASELVSDRPGHDQAHGGGHGSFTPATSPKEHEAEQFAQQLAHELDQGRATNLYSRLILIASPHFIGILNNRIDEHVRKLVSETIEKDYTQATEKELAEHLKPYLFL
- the selD gene encoding selenide, water dikinase SelD — its product is MEQKDYNMDVKLTQFSHGGGCGCKIAPAILSEILAKSPVRLPNPNLLVGTESSDDAAVYRLNDYQAIVATTDFFMPIVDDPFDFGRIAATNAISDIYAMGAQPIFALAIVGMPIDKLPIETIQGILAGGESVCASVGIPIAGGHSIDSPEPIYGLVALGIVHPDKVKRNDAAKAGDVLILGKGIGIGIMSAALKKGELSDEGYQQMVASTTQLNTPGSVLVDMPGVHALTDVTGFALLGHLLEICRGSRLSAEIEFAKLPILPVALELAKKGYAPGAASRNWASYGDNVVLPENMPEWQKNVLCDPQTSGGLLVSCSPEAADSVLELFHKQGFEYATIVGKLKFGESEISVF